The Brachyhypopomus gauderio isolate BG-103 chromosome 1, BGAUD_0.2, whole genome shotgun sequence genome includes a window with the following:
- the LOC143525605 gene encoding NLR family CARD domain-containing protein 3-like, whose translation MMEPHNSSSGGGTSDPKVKRAASLILSSVSMESESSPVPSCVSMKSDGSMHQPLAFSSGPVTSDPHAQKKLVKISKDKLESVFKELEHKIISLVKNELKRFKNLLSPDYPACTERQVEDEEDQSCVREGALKITLHVLRNMNQADLANKLQTKLAPACHRKLKSKLREKCQKINEGISQHGTTALLNEIYTELYITEGGSGEVNNEHEVRQIETASRRPATQETPIKCSDIFRPLPGQDKSIRTVLTKGVAGIGKTVSVQKFILDWSEGNVNQDVLFIFPLPFRELNLMKEKTFSLVQLLHCFFPETRELKPTHYTYYKILFIFDGLDECRLPLDFQNNESLQDVIESTSVDVLLTNLIKGNLLPSALLWIISRPAAANQIPPQCVDQVTEVRGFRGPHKEEYFRKRISDQNLANRIISHMKSSRSLYIMCHIPVFCWIAATVLERMLGKAESGEIPKTLTQMFTHFLIFHIKHTDQKYDQKSDTDPQQTRKHVLALGKLAFQQLERGNLIFYEDDLRNSGIDVREMSVYSGMCTQIFREEFGLQLGKVFSFVHLSVQEFLAALYVFITFISTNTNVLQQQQPKHTDRQNTLCDFLNSAVDKALESQNGHLDLFLRFLLGLSLESNQTLLQGPLTQTGSSSHSKEGTVKYIKEKIRENPSQEKFINLFHCLNELNDHSLVQEVQTYLNRGGDTRLRRISLSPAQWSAVVFVLLTSEEELDEFDLRKYDPSEECLMRLLRVVKASRKVILSGCGLTDESCKSLTSVLQIENSLRELEINNNDLQDSGVEQLCAGLKSSNCKLEILRLSGCLVTEKGCSSLASALSSNPSHLKELDLTYNHPGDSGVKLLSARLEDPHCRLDTLRSPALGKVHFSISEALIQEETFTRQGGPRRFPQIRSDAFILKSHHEFFSFCSICYHVSKQQRSPLVRV comes from the exons atgatggagcctcataactccagcagtggaggaggaacCTCTGACCCAAA GGTAAAGAGAGCAGCATCTCTAATACTCAGCAGTGTGTCTATggagagtgaatcatctccagtacccagctgtgtgtctatgaagagtgacggGTCCATGCATCAACCTCTTGCATTCAGCAgtggacctgtgacctctgacccaca TGCCCAAAAGAAACTTGTAAAGATTTCTAAAGACAAATTGGAGTCAGtattcaag GAGCTGGAGCACAAAATCATCTCTCTGGTGAAAAATGAGCTGAAGAGATTCAAGAATCTACTGAGTCcagattacccagcatgcactgagagacaggtggaggatgaggaggatcagAGCTGTGTCAGAGAGGGGGCGCTGAAGATCACACTGCATGTCCTGAGGAACATGAACCAGGCAGACCTTGCTAACaaactacagacca AACTGGCCCCTGCTTGCCACAGAAAGCTGAAATCCAAACTGAGGGAAAAATGTCAGAAAATTAATGAAGGAATCTCACAGCATGGAACCACAGCActtctgaatgagatctacacagagctctacatcacagagggagggagtggagaggtgaataatgaacatgaggtgagacagattgagacagcatccaggagaccagcaacacaggagacacccatcaaatgcagtgacatctttagacccttaccaggacaagacaaatccatcagaactgtgctgactaaaggagtggctggaattggtaaaacagtctcagtgcagaagttcattctggactggtctgaaggaaatgtaaatcaggatgttctcttcatatttccacttccttttagggagctgaatttgatgaaggagAAAACGTTCAGTCTGGTGCAGCTTCTTCATTGCTTTTTTCCAGAAACACGTGAATTAAAACCAACTcactatacatactacaaaatcctgttcatctttgatggtctggatgagtgtcgtcttcctctagatttccagAACAATGAGAGCTTGCAGGATGTAATAGAGTcgacctcagtggatgtgctgctgacaaacctcatcaaggggaatctgcttccctctgctctcctctggataatctctcgaccagcagcagccaatcagatccctcctCAATGTGTTGACCAGGTAACAGAGGTGCGAGGGTTCCGTGGCCCTCATAAAGAAgagtacttcaggaagagaatcagtgaCCAGAATTTGGCCaacagaatcatctcacacatgaagtcatcaagaagtctctacatcatgtgtcacattccagtcttctgttggattgcagccactgttctagagaggatgttgggtaaagcagagagtggagagatccccaaaactctgactcagatgttcacacacttcctgatcttTCACATCAAACACACGGACCAAAAGTATGATCAAAAAAGTGACACTGACCCTCAACAAACTAGAAAACATGTTttggcactgggaaaactggctttccaacaATTGGAAAGaggcaacctgatcttctatgaggaTGACCTGAGAAATAGTGGCATTGATGTCAGAGAAATGTCAGTGTATTCAGGAATGTGCACtcagatcttcagagaggagtttggtctacagctggggaaagtgttcagctttgtacatctgagtgttcaggagtttctggctgctttatatgtgtttattaccttcatctccaccaacacaaatgtGCTGCAACAGCAACAaccaaaacacacagacagacaaaacaCATTGTGTGACTTCCTCAACAGtgcagtggacaaggccttagagagtcagaatggacacctggaccttttcctccgcttccttctgggtctctcactggagtccaatcagactcttTTGCAAGGCccactgacacagacaggaagtaGCTCTCACAGCAAAGAAGGAACAGTCAAGTATATCAAGGAGAAGATCAGGGAGAATCCCTCTCAAGAGAAATTCATCAATttgttccactgtctgaatgaactgaatgatcattctctaGTACAGGAAGTCCAAACATACCTGAACAGAGGAGGTGACACTCGTCTGCGTAGAAtcagtctctctcctgctcagtggtcagctgtggtgtttgtgttgctgacCTCAGAAGAGGAACTGGATGAGTTTGACCTTAGAAAATATGACCCATCTGAGGAATGTTTAATGAGACTGCTGCGAGTGGTCAAAGCATCCAGAAAAGTCAT actgtctggctgtggtctcactgacgagtcttgcaaatctctcacatcagttctacaaaTAGAAAACTCACTGAGAGAGCTggagattaataataatgacctTCAAGATTCAGGAGTagagcagctctgtgctggactgaagagttcaaactgtaaactggaaaTTCTCAG attgtctggttgtttggtcacagagaaaggctgttcttctctggcttcagctctgagttcaaacccctcacacctgaaagaactggatctgacttacaaccacccaggagactcaggagtgaagctgctctctgctagactggaggatccccactgcagactggacacactcag ATCTCCAGCGCTGGGCAAAGTACACTTCTCCATCAGTGAAGCTCTCATCCAGGAGGAGACCTTCACAAGGCAAG GAGGTCCACGCCGTTTCCCTCAAATCAGAAGTGATGCCTTCATCTTGAAGTCCCATCATGAATTTTTCAGTTTTTGCTCCATCTGTTACCACGTCTCAAAACAGCAGCGATCTCCTCTGGTTCGAGTGTAG